From the Rhodothermales bacterium genome, the window TCGCTTCGTTCCTGCGCTTTATCCGCCTTCCGTGGCTGAAGCGCTAACCTGCTGTCCTGTTGGCGAACTCCAGAGCGACGTGCTATGAATCGTCCGCGACGATGGCGCGGACGAGGGCGGCGAAGCGCTGCTGCACCTGCCGCCCGGCCTCCATCACCTCCTCGTGGTTCAGCGGTTCGGCGTTGAGGCCTGCCGCCGCATTGGTAATGGCCGAGATGCCGAGGACGGGCATGCCGAGCGCGGTGGCCTGGATCACCTCGGGCACGGTGCTCATCCCCACGGCGTCGGCGCCGATGCGGCGGAAGAAGCGGATCTCGGCGGGCGTCTCGTAGCTCGGCCCGGTCGTCCAGAGGTAGACGCCGCGCCGCGTCGGGATGCCGCGGTCGAGGGCGAGGCGCTCGGCGCGGTCGAGCCACGCGGGGTCGTAGGGCGCCGCCATGTCGGGCCAGCGCGGCTCGCCGGGGCGGACGGGGCCGGACATCGGCGACGCAAAGGCGAGGTTGAGGTGGTCGGCGATGAACATCAGCGTGCCCGGGCCCATCGTCGGGTCGATGCCGCCGGCGGCGTTCGTGACGAGCATCCGCCGCGCGCCGAGGGCGTGGGCGAGGCGGACGGGGAAGCCGAGCACGCTCGCCGCGTGCCCCTCGTAGAGGTGGACGCGCCCCTGCACGAAGAGCACGCTCCGTCCCTCGAACTGTCCGAAGACGAGCCGCCCGGCGTGGCCCTGCACCGTCGAACGCGGGTAGCCCGGCACCTCCGACGTCGGGATGACGACGGCGTCCTCCGCCTCGTCGGCGAGCGCGCCGAGGCCGGAGCCGAGGATGAGCACGAGATCGGGTCGGGCGTCGGTACGCGCACGCACGGCGGCGACGGCGGCGTCGAGGGTGTCGGTCGTTTCGGTATCAGGCATCGGCGAGAGGCGGTGGGGCGGTCATAGAAGCGAGAGCGGCGAGGGCGGGGTCGGGATCGGGCGCGGCGACCCTCACGATCATCATCGTCATGTCGTCGTGCTGGCCCGCATCGCCCGCGTGGCGCAGCACGTCTTCGACGATGGCTTGGAGGAGGGCAGCGGCGCCGGTGTGGACGCTCGCGGCAGCGACGAGGTCGGCGAGGCGCTCGTCGGTGTAGAGCGCTTTGGCACGGTCCATCGCCTCGGAGAACCCGTCGGTGTAGAATACGAGCGTGTCGCCGCGGCGGAGGTCGAGGGTTTCCTCCTGGATCGTCTCGTCGAAGACGGCGCGCGAGGTGAGGCCGATCGCGAGGCCGGCGGGCTGGACGAAATCGGCCGTCTGATTTGGGGAGCGCTTGAGGATGACGGGGTTGTGGCCGGCGCGGGCGAACGTGAACGTCCGCGCGTCGAGGTCGAACACGCCGTAGATGAGGGAGATGAAGGTGCCGCGCGGGGCGTTCGCGAAGAAGAGCCGGTTCGCGCGGCGGAGGACTTCGGCCGGGCTGTCGGTTTCGTGCGCGAGCGTCTGGAGGAACCCCTTCGCGAGCGTCATGAAGAAGGCGGCCTGGATCCCCTTCCCGCTCACGTCGCCGATGACGAGGGCGAGCCGGCGGTCGTCGAGCGGGATGACGTCGTAGTAGTCGCCGCCGACCTCTTCGGCGGCGAGGCAGCGGGCGGCGATGTCGAGCCCTTCGATGCGGGGCATCTGGGCGGGGAGGAACGAGCGCTGGACCTCGCGGGCGATCTCGAGCTCGCGCTGGAGCCGCCCCCGCTCGCGCTGCTCCACGACGTAGTCCGGCTCGTAATTCGGCAGCCGCTCGCCCGTCCGGTCGCTCCGCACGCCGGCCACGCCGAGGCCGACGACGCCGACGAACACGGCCCACCCCACGACGGCGTCGACGAGGTCGGGCGAGGCCGCCACGAGCCAGCCCTCGGCCGTGTCCCACAGCACGCCCGTCAGCACGACGGCGGCGAGGAGCGTGAGCGCGTCGTACCGAACGAACGCCGCCGCGAGCACGAGGCCGAGCACGAGCGGGATCCCGAAGACCACCCAGAGCGAGCCTTCGACCAGGTCTACCCCGTCGAAGCCGACCACGGCGACGGCGACGGCGAGCGCCGGTACGACGACCCACGGCCACCGCCGTTGCAGCATCGACCCGAGCCCGACGTATACGGCGAGGACGAGGAGGAGTGCGTACCACGTGCTCTGCGCGAGGGCCGTCGCCGCAATCGAGAACGAGCCCTCCGCGCCAAACACTTGCTCGTCGTGGACGAGGCCGTGCGGGACGAGCGCCATCGCCAGCACCGTAGCGCCGAGCACGATGCCCGCGAGCGCCGCGCCCCGGACGAGGGCGACGCCGACGGGCTGGTTCACCCACGCGTGCTGCCGCGCGAGGCTGAGCGTCGCGATCTTCTCCGGCCACGCCGCCCGCGCGAGCGCGTCTGACGCCCCCGACGCGACGAACACGAGGAGCCCGAGTCCGGCCCCGACGAAGAGCATCCCGAGCCCGATGACGATCGCGAGCTGCCATCCGTAGCCCGCTTCTACCGCGAGCGTCGGCGTCGAGAGCGCCATCGCAACGGCGGCCAGCGCGGCGGCGAGCACGGCGTCCTTGAGCGCGGCCTGCGCGTCGAGCGCGCGCCCGGACACCCGTCGGAACAGCACGCCGAGGAGGACGAGGACGAGCACGAAGTACGCCGCCCACTTCAGCGCCCCGCGCGCGCCCCGGTCCGACCCAAGCCGGAACTGGATCTCCGGCCGATCGCCGTCGCCCGGATCGACCTTCTCGTTGAACCGGGTGCGGAGGCTGAGGAGCGCGCCCGCCGCCGTCACGTCGGCCTCGACGCTCACGCGCTGGCCGTGGACGGGCTCGGCCGTCTCGAACCGAACGCGGGCCGCCGCACGCCCTCGCTCCGGCAGCGCCTCGACCGTTTTCACGTCGAGGGCGAACGCCCCGAGCGCCGTCGCGGCAATGTGTCGGCGGGCGATCGCGGTCGCGGCGGCCTCGCCCAATCCCTGCGGCTGCCCCGTCGCGGCGGCCTCGTGGAGCCGGTTCCAATCCGCCTCGAACAGGGCGAGGGAGTCGGCGGGACGGGCGGCACTGGAGAGGTCGAAGTAGAAGAGCGCACCGAGGACGGAGTCGGCCGGGGCGAGCAGCGCGGACTGCACCTCGGGGTCCTCGTCGAGGAGGTACTGGAGCACGTCGCGGTCCACGCCGTCGT encodes:
- a CDS encoding purine-nucleoside phosphorylase, whose protein sequence is MPDTETTDTLDAAVAAVRARTDARPDLVLILGSGLGALADEAEDAVVIPTSEVPGYPRSTVQGHAGRLVFGQFEGRSVLFVQGRVHLYEGHAASVLGFPVRLAHALGARRMLVTNAAGGIDPTMGPGTLMFIADHLNLAFASPMSGPVRPGEPRWPDMAAPYDPAWLDRAERLALDRGIPTRRGVYLWTTGPSYETPAEIRFFRRIGADAVGMSTVPEVIQATALGMPVLGISAITNAAAGLNAEPLNHEEVMEAGRQVQQRFAALVRAIVADDS
- a CDS encoding PP2C family protein-serine/threonine phosphatase — protein: MTPRSRFDVVDYALFALGVVGLALFVGLLPSQHPDSAASYAFGREEAAEAARTFLERQGYATEGLAPVARLGRQPRLLDSLQASQGRPETIRLLEGGEDRRLPAHYWNVRWHREDAPTPFGPPEAAGGPSSDWLAFEVDLTQHGEAWQLRNPAAVVPHDGVDRDVLQYLLDEDPEVQSALLAPADSVLGALFYFDLSSAARPADSLALFEADWNRLHEAAATGQPQGLGEAAATAIARRHIAATALGAFALDVKTVEALPERGRAAARVRFETAEPVHGQRVSVEADVTAAGALLSLRTRFNEKVDPGDGDRPEIQFRLGSDRGARGALKWAAYFVLVLVLLGVLFRRVSGRALDAQAALKDAVLAAALAAVAMALSTPTLAVEAGYGWQLAIVIGLGMLFVGAGLGLLVFVASGASDALARAAWPEKIATLSLARQHAWVNQPVGVALVRGAALAGIVLGATVLAMALVPHGLVHDEQVFGAEGSFSIAATALAQSTWYALLLVLAVYVGLGSMLQRRWPWVVVPALAVAVAVVGFDGVDLVEGSLWVVFGIPLVLGLVLAAAFVRYDALTLLAAVVLTGVLWDTAEGWLVAASPDLVDAVVGWAVFVGVVGLGVAGVRSDRTGERLPNYEPDYVVEQRERGRLQRELEIAREVQRSFLPAQMPRIEGLDIAARCLAAEEVGGDYYDVIPLDDRRLALVIGDVSGKGIQAAFFMTLAKGFLQTLAHETDSPAEVLRRANRLFFANAPRGTFISLIYGVFDLDARTFTFARAGHNPVILKRSPNQTADFVQPAGLAIGLTSRAVFDETIQEETLDLRRGDTLVFYTDGFSEAMDRAKALYTDERLADLVAAASVHTGAAALLQAIVEDVLRHAGDAGQHDDMTMMIVRVAAPDPDPALAALASMTAPPPLADA